The sequence GCGATACAGTCACCTAAAAAAGGTAAAATTGTTTTTGAGTTTTGTACTGCGTATAAGCCTTCAGATGAAGCCATTGTTTCCTTTACATATTCAATTGAAGGTGCCATTCCTGCTTTAACCATAGCTTCTGGGCTTACAGGCATTGCACCACCGTTTAAAAATATGGCAAGTGCATTTAATATTATGCCTAAACCTATTACAAGGAAGGCATAATCCTTTCTATTGAGATAAATAAAGATTAATATGAGTAGATATTGAGTTAGATAAAATATATAAGTTAAGTTACTTC comes from Brevinematales bacterium and encodes:
- a CDS encoding DUF5317 domain-containing protein is translated as MFLASLIIGLIIGFILKGDIRKIDVSNIKGPYLAVAAFSIEFILFNLIRRGVIERSNLTYIFYLTQYLLILIFIYLNRKDYAFLVIGLGIILNALAIFLNGGAMPVSPEAMVKAGMAPSIEYVKETMASSEGLYAVQNSKTILPFLGDCIA